A window from Coriobacteriia bacterium encodes these proteins:
- the dnaN gene encoding DNA polymerase III subunit beta, which yields MKLSVARSELLDALSVVSKGMSARSTLPILSGILVSAAGGEIQLQATDLEVSVRRSCPALIEGEGQVVVPGKLLTEIVRSLPEAAVTIETEGETAHIRCQHASFTVKTLNANDFPKFPEVVIDKTISLPGSVMSSVVRRVARSVSRDETRATLTGVLVVVEGPSLRMVSTDSYRLAISEVVLEESAGEGIEVVVPGKALDEVTRLASEGQTINIGLSENQIVFEFGSTTFVTRRIEGNFPDYKKIVPKDSGTFVEISGEELASAVKRVSLMALHNSPIKLSVNVADQTLSLSAATQDVGDASEDLMVKTEGEDVYIAFNHSFLMDGLNSAGSETVRIEIKDHEKPGLIKSVSEEGFLYVLMPVRTG from the coding sequence ATGAAGCTCAGCGTCGCCCGAAGTGAACTACTCGACGCCCTGTCCGTCGTCAGCAAGGGGATGTCCGCTCGCTCGACTCTCCCTATTCTGTCAGGAATCCTTGTCTCAGCTGCCGGCGGAGAGATACAGCTTCAAGCCACAGATCTCGAGGTGTCCGTCAGAAGGTCGTGTCCCGCTCTTATCGAGGGAGAAGGTCAGGTCGTTGTCCCCGGCAAACTCTTGACTGAGATTGTAAGGAGTCTGCCGGAAGCGGCGGTAACCATCGAAACAGAAGGGGAGACCGCCCACATTCGTTGCCAGCACGCATCCTTCACCGTGAAGACACTGAATGCGAATGACTTTCCGAAGTTTCCAGAGGTAGTTATCGATAAGACAATCTCGCTGCCGGGTTCTGTCATGAGTTCAGTCGTCCGGCGGGTAGCTCGCTCAGTGAGCAGAGACGAAACCCGAGCAACACTAACGGGAGTTCTCGTCGTGGTTGAAGGACCATCTCTTCGGATGGTGTCCACCGACTCTTACCGGCTTGCAATCAGTGAGGTCGTTCTCGAAGAGAGCGCTGGGGAAGGGATTGAGGTCGTGGTTCCAGGCAAGGCATTGGACGAAGTGACCCGCCTCGCGTCAGAGGGGCAGACGATCAACATTGGCCTTTCTGAGAATCAGATCGTCTTTGAGTTTGGTAGCACAACATTCGTGACTCGCCGGATTGAAGGCAACTTCCCAGACTATAAAAAGATTGTTCCTAAGGACTCCGGGACGTTCGTCGAGATATCAGGCGAAGAACTTGCCTCCGCCGTAAAGCGCGTCTCATTGATGGCGCTACACAACTCGCCAATCAAACTGTCAGTAAATGTCGCCGATCAAACACTCTCGCTCTCGGCGGCCACACAGGACGTCGGCGATGCTTCCGAGGATTTGATGGTCAAGACAGAGGGAGAAGACGTCTATATCGCGTTTAATCACTCTTTCCTGATGGACGGATTGAATTCGGCCGGCTCGGAGACGGTTCGCATCGAGATCAAGGACCATGAGAAGCCAGGGCTGATCAAGAGTGTCTCGGAAGAGGGATTCCTCTACGTCCTCATGCCTGTCCGTACCGGCTAG
- a CDS encoding DNA replication/repair protein RecF: MGLLVTHLEFTDFRSYGRLELEPGPELTILVGPNATGKTNIIEGIELLTAAESFKRPAWSDVVRWGADEARLEMRAEGDGRVLDTVMYATCSGRRSYKVNGKTRKRVSEVAGIVPCVVFTPDDLRIVKDAAEKRRAAVDSVGDQLSPAYRGARVEFERILKHRNSLLREEMRDEEMLTLWTSRLAESGVAFSGHRRRLFERISTKMSEVYCTLSGGESLVASYEPSWEGRAGTEGEPRDLMDRAIELRGREERARSTTLVGPHRDEISFAVDGRSARTFASQGQQRTIALAWKLAEVGVITEIGGQPPVLLLDDVMSELDEARRHALARFVGDAAQTFVTTTNIGYFEKELVDRALVVELA; the protein is encoded by the coding sequence GTGGGCCTTCTCGTCACACATCTCGAATTCACTGATTTCCGCAGCTACGGGAGGCTCGAGCTCGAGCCAGGACCCGAACTGACGATTCTGGTCGGACCGAACGCCACCGGTAAGACGAACATCATCGAAGGAATCGAGCTTCTCACGGCTGCCGAGTCATTCAAGCGTCCAGCTTGGAGTGACGTCGTCCGGTGGGGTGCTGACGAGGCACGGCTGGAGATGAGAGCCGAAGGCGACGGTCGGGTACTCGACACCGTGATGTATGCGACGTGTTCAGGGCGACGGTCGTACAAGGTCAACGGTAAGACCCGTAAGCGCGTTTCAGAGGTCGCGGGAATCGTGCCCTGCGTCGTGTTCACGCCGGACGACCTACGCATCGTCAAAGACGCCGCCGAGAAACGCCGTGCCGCGGTCGACAGCGTGGGCGATCAACTGTCACCGGCCTATCGTGGCGCACGCGTCGAGTTCGAACGGATACTCAAGCACCGAAACAGCCTGCTGCGAGAGGAGATGCGCGACGAGGAGATGTTGACACTGTGGACTTCTCGGCTAGCCGAGTCGGGCGTGGCGTTCAGCGGACACAGGAGAAGGCTCTTCGAGCGGATTTCAACCAAGATGTCAGAGGTGTATTGCACGCTGTCTGGTGGGGAGAGCCTAGTGGCCTCCTACGAACCTTCATGGGAAGGCCGGGCGGGAACAGAAGGCGAGCCAAGAGACCTGATGGATCGAGCGATTGAGTTGCGCGGCCGAGAAGAGAGAGCGCGATCTACGACGCTGGTCGGGCCGCACCGCGACGAGATAAGCTTTGCCGTCGACGGCCGATCCGCCCGCACCTTCGCCTCACAGGGACAGCAGCGGACGATCGCTCTCGCCTGGAAGCTCGCCGAGGTGGGCGTGATTACAGAGATAGGTGGTCAACCACCTGTGCTCCTGCTCGACGACGTGATGTCCGAGCTCGACGAGGCGAGGCGCCACGCCCTAGCTAGGTTCGTAGGAGACGCCGCACAGACGTTCGTGACCACGACGAACATCGGCTATTTCGAGAAAGAGCTGGTCGATCGAGCGCTCGTTGTGGAGCTCGCATGA
- the gyrB gene encoding DNA topoisomerase (ATP-hydrolyzing) subunit B, which yields MPADASYSGKDIQVLEGLEAVRKRPGMYIGSTGPKGLHHLVYEIVDNSVDEALAGYCTHIEVIIHADNGITVCDNGRGIPVDRQAKLKKSALEVVMTVLHAGGKFGGEGYKVSGGLHGVGAAVVNALSSRVEVVVQRDGYVWTQNYDHGKPQGTVAQGVKTKKTGTTTTFWADPDVFETTIYDYDTLGTHFRETAFLNKNLKITLTDERELEPRIEEFKYAGGIIDFVKYLNENKDTVNSKPIYFEAEGPEGAVEVALQWNMGYADSVLAFANNINTHEGGTHLDGFKNALTRTINDYARRQGILKEKEDNLSGDDIREGLAAVISVKLHDPQFEGQTKTKLGNMEMRGLVQSAVTQGLSEYLEEHPGPARQIVTKSAQAAKARAAARKARELTRRKGLLESSTLPGKLADCSIRDASLTELYLVEGDSAGGSAKQARDRSFQAILPLRGKILNVQRAGLNRALGSEEIQAIITAMGTSVAEEFSLEAARYHRVIIMTDADVDGAHIRCLILTFFFNFMREMIEKGYVYIAQPPLFKISVGKKHSYAYSDDQLQQELARLPEGAKSSIQRYKGLGEMNPEQLWETTMDPTKRTLMQVTMDIENDLLERKVFEDLMGDLVEPRKDFIQRHAKDVRFLDI from the coding sequence GTGCCCGCTGACGCATCGTACTCAGGAAAAGACATTCAGGTCCTGGAAGGCCTTGAGGCGGTCCGTAAGCGACCGGGCATGTATATCGGTTCGACCGGCCCCAAGGGTCTACATCATCTCGTGTACGAGATCGTCGACAACTCGGTCGATGAAGCCCTTGCGGGCTACTGCACTCATATCGAAGTCATCATCCATGCCGACAACGGCATCACAGTCTGCGACAACGGCCGAGGCATCCCGGTCGACAGGCAGGCAAAACTCAAGAAGTCAGCGCTGGAAGTGGTTATGACCGTCCTGCACGCCGGTGGCAAGTTCGGCGGCGAGGGCTACAAGGTTTCTGGTGGACTACACGGCGTCGGTGCAGCCGTCGTGAACGCACTTTCCTCGCGCGTCGAGGTCGTAGTTCAGCGGGACGGATACGTCTGGACCCAGAACTACGACCACGGCAAGCCGCAAGGCACCGTCGCCCAGGGCGTGAAGACCAAGAAGACGGGGACCACGACGACCTTCTGGGCCGATCCTGACGTGTTCGAGACCACGATCTACGACTACGACACGCTAGGCACCCACTTCCGCGAGACGGCGTTCCTCAACAAGAACCTCAAGATCACGCTCACCGACGAGCGGGAGCTTGAGCCACGCATCGAAGAGTTCAAGTACGCCGGCGGGATCATCGACTTCGTGAAGTACCTCAACGAAAACAAAGACACCGTGAACTCCAAGCCGATCTACTTTGAGGCCGAGGGTCCCGAAGGCGCCGTCGAAGTCGCCCTGCAGTGGAACATGGGGTACGCCGACTCTGTTCTGGCGTTCGCCAACAACATCAATACGCATGAGGGCGGCACGCACCTCGATGGGTTCAAGAACGCACTCACGAGAACCATCAACGACTACGCGCGCCGCCAGGGCATTCTCAAGGAGAAGGAAGACAACCTCTCCGGCGACGACATCCGAGAAGGCCTGGCCGCAGTGATCTCGGTGAAGCTGCACGATCCACAGTTCGAAGGGCAGACCAAGACCAAGCTTGGCAACATGGAGATGCGCGGCTTGGTTCAGTCGGCTGTGACCCAGGGCCTCTCCGAGTACCTCGAAGAGCACCCGGGACCGGCTCGGCAGATCGTCACCAAGTCCGCTCAGGCCGCCAAGGCTCGCGCAGCCGCACGCAAGGCACGCGAACTGACCCGCCGAAAGGGGCTACTCGAGTCTTCAACGCTGCCGGGTAAGCTGGCCGACTGCTCGATTCGCGACGCGTCGCTCACGGAGCTCTATCTGGTCGAGGGCGACTCGGCCGGCGGCTCGGCCAAGCAGGCACGCGACCGCTCGTTCCAGGCGATCCTTCCGCTTCGGGGCAAGATCCTCAACGTACAGCGCGCTGGCTTGAACCGCGCGTTGGGCAGCGAGGAGATTCAAGCGATCATCACCGCCATGGGCACCAGCGTGGCCGAGGAGTTCTCGCTTGAGGCCGCGCGGTACCACCGCGTCATCATCATGACCGACGCCGACGTCGACGGGGCTCACATCCGGTGTCTGATCCTGACGTTCTTCTTCAACTTCATGAGGGAGATGATCGAGAAGGGCTACGTCTACATTGCGCAGCCGCCGCTGTTCAAGATCAGCGTCGGGAAGAAGCACAGCTACGCGTACAGCGACGACCAGCTGCAGCAGGAGCTAGCCCGTCTGCCAGAGGGCGCCAAGTCCTCCATCCAACGCTACAAGGGTTTGGGTGAGATGAACCCGGAGCAACTCTGGGAGACCACGATGGACCCGACAAAGCGCACGCTCATGCAGGTGACCATGGATATCGAGAACGACTTGCTTGAGCGCAAGGTCTTCGAGGACCTCATGGGCGACTTGGTGGAGCCCCGCAAGGATTTCATTCAGCGCCATGCCAAGGACGTGCGCTTCCTCGATATCTAG
- a CDS encoding DUF721 domain-containing protein: MSRHGRQTELGPALDGVMRRLDRKSGGAYTSARVILAWDRVAGEGIAKHTTGAHLREGVLVVYVDSNSWATQYSAMAEQYRTSINKELGEELVSSLRFTVSRKVADDHRLQRAEVELEQFYSEDDVPSIRLTPIEMAQIESSVAEIPDAELREAVLRATVKDIEWKKGLAAKNESQKRPQGV, encoded by the coding sequence ATGAGTCGCCATGGGCGCCAGACAGAGCTTGGCCCTGCGCTGGATGGGGTGATGCGCCGTCTTGATCGGAAGAGCGGCGGCGCATACACGTCGGCACGAGTGATCCTCGCCTGGGACCGAGTGGCGGGGGAGGGTATCGCGAAGCACACAACCGGGGCGCATCTGCGCGAAGGCGTGCTGGTCGTGTACGTCGACAGCAACTCCTGGGCGACGCAGTACTCCGCGATGGCCGAGCAGTATCGGACTTCAATCAACAAGGAACTCGGCGAGGAACTGGTAAGCAGTCTGCGCTTCACTGTGTCTCGTAAGGTTGCCGACGACCATAGGCTGCAGAGGGCCGAGGTTGAACTCGAGCAGTTCTACAGCGAGGACGATGTCCCATCGATCCGGCTGACCCCGATTGAAATGGCGCAAATCGAATCGTCAGTGGCTGAGATACCAGACGCCGAGCTTCGCGAGGCGGTCCTGCGGGCGACCGTGAAGGACATCGAGTGGAAAAAGGGTCTTGCTGCGAAGAACGAGTCGCAGAAGCGACCACAGGGCGTCTGA